The window GATATAAACTGAACTTTCGTCATTCATGCTGCCATTGAGGCTATCTGAATTATGAATTTAAGGGGATTTAAAACCTTCTTATCCGTGTCAAGCTCTTTATTTTGGTTAAAAGGGGCAAAAACAGGGTCAAAACCCCCAGAAATTTTTTGCATCTTAACCTCTGAGGTTGAGTTATCAAAAAATGCAGAAGCCCATAAACTACGACGTAAAGTAGCTAACATATCAAGAAAGGATGGCGTCTGTTTCTGATTATACCAGGGAGCCTTTGGTCTAATATCATAACAAGATTTATAACCATACTTGGCATACCAAAGGATGATAAGGCTCATAATGAGAAAGCCAAATGGAATCTCTCTTTTGACACTCTTTGGATTTCGGATTTGAGGATCATTAATCCCAAGATACTGTTTGCTGTCTCGATGGGTAACCTCTATAGACCATCGACCAGCAATAAGCTCTAAGACATCCCAGGGTAAAAGAGAAAAGTCAGTGGTAAAGTAGAATTCATCATTATATTTACCCAGAGGGTCTCTGACAATGAGGATATAAAGAAGTCGATCTTTGGCAACTCTATACCAAAGGGCTTTGATTCCTTTAACCATGAAGATGCGAGTTTCTCCGTAAACAGTTGCTTCTATCTCCTTGAAGGGGATACTTGGATGATTTGCAATTTGTTCTGGAGTGGGTAGACGATCACCCTTTTTTCGAGGTGCCCCTCTCTTTCCTGTTGGCTTGGGAGGTGATGTAAAGATAGCTGCATCCTTGCGAATACGACTCACAATCTCAACGTTCTTTGGAAGATCTGGAACAACAGTATTGTTGGCATAAGCACCATCGACGACATGAATACTCTTATACTCAGGAAACCAGGAAGCAAATAGGCAAAGCATCTCAACCATAAGCTGACAACGAGTTTGGTGAATATCCTCTTTTGTAGAATAGGGTTGCTTTTTAGAACAATACCTTGCCATAATAGGCAGGCAGATATAGCGCTCATTGAAAAAAGGGAGTTTGAGTATGATACCCAAGGTAACCCAGTTCTGTCCCCATCGAAGAACTGTAATGTTCTTGGTGGAAAGCACAGGATCTCTAAACATACCTGTTCCTGGTATCTTGTGACCACTTTTAGCATAGAGTGTATCATCACCAGCAGTGACGATGGGATTTCCTGTGGGTATAAAGACTTTAACAATCATTTTTGCCACCAATTTGCTCAAGAGATCGATATTCCATTTAGCTCTGCTAAAGAAGTTGTAGAAGCAACTGTGATGTTTTTTGTTAACTGCATCTGCTGACTGAATTACTC is drawn from bacterium and contains these coding sequences:
- a CDS encoding transposase codes for the protein MTLSLSVSFEGLLNIFSDCFTKSSFENFKTLITGWVLTPGRKTITRVIQSADAVNKKHHSCFYNFFSRAKWNIDLLSKLVAKMIVKVFIPTGNPIVTAGDDTLYAKSGHKIPGTGMFRDPVLSTKNITVLRWGQNWVTLGIILKLPFFNERYICLPIMARYCSKKQPYSTKEDIHQTRCQLMVEMLCLFASWFPEYKSIHVVDGAYANNTVVPDLPKNVEIVSRIRKDAAIFTSPPKPTGKRGAPRKKGDRLPTPEQIANHPSIPFKEIEATVYGETRIFMVKGIKALWYRVAKDRLLYILIVRDPLGKYNDEFYFTTDFSLLPWDVLELIAGRWSIEVTHRDSKQYLGINDPQIRNPKSVKREIPFGFLIMSLIILWYAKYGYKSCYDIRPKAPWYNQKQTPSFLDMLATLRRSLWASAFFDNSTSEVKMQKISGGFDPVFAPFNQNKELDTDKKVLNPLKFIIQIASMAA